The following are encoded in a window of Haloarcula laminariae genomic DNA:
- a CDS encoding peroxiredoxin, producing MALEPGESVPDVIADNQHGDAVRPDFATPTVLYFYPKDDTPGCTTEAREFEAEAERYEEYGVSVYGVSTDGVESHREFAESEDLSFDLLADPDGNVAEAFGVELTDGHARRTTFVIAHNQVVGLYEGVRPEGHAEDVLRDLGETGLLETAQSDGER from the coding sequence ATGGCGCTCGAACCCGGGGAGAGCGTCCCCGACGTCATCGCGGACAACCAGCACGGCGACGCCGTCCGGCCGGACTTCGCGACGCCGACGGTGCTGTACTTCTACCCGAAAGACGACACTCCGGGGTGTACCACCGAGGCCAGGGAGTTCGAGGCCGAAGCCGAGCGCTACGAGGAGTACGGCGTCTCGGTCTACGGCGTCTCGACCGACGGCGTCGAGAGCCACCGCGAGTTCGCCGAGAGCGAGGACCTCTCCTTCGACCTGCTCGCGGACCCCGACGGGAACGTCGCCGAGGCCTTCGGCGTCGAGCTGACCGACGGCCACGCCCGGCGGACGACGTTCGTCATCGCCCACAACCAGGTCGTCGGGCTGTACGAAGGGGTCCGCCCCGAGGGCCACGCGGAGGACGTGCTCCGCGATTTAGGCGAAACCGGACTGCTGGAGACGGCTCAGTCGGACGGGGAGAGATAG
- a CDS encoding Hsp20/alpha crystallin family protein, with protein sequence MSDRDPLSEIERAFDVLGDQFGVAAGTVPTDVIDDGDSFVVRADLPGYDSDDIDVQLAEGRTLTISADRTEEGEVSDGSFVQRERRRQSVSRTVSLPEPVTESETAASYEDGVLTVTLPKATDDESGTDIPVN encoded by the coding sequence ATGAGCGACCGCGACCCGCTATCGGAGATAGAGCGCGCCTTCGACGTGCTGGGCGACCAGTTCGGCGTCGCTGCCGGGACCGTCCCGACCGACGTGATAGACGACGGCGACAGTTTCGTCGTCCGCGCGGACCTCCCGGGCTACGACAGCGACGACATCGACGTCCAGCTCGCCGAGGGACGGACGCTGACCATCAGCGCCGACCGGACCGAGGAGGGCGAAGTGAGCGACGGGAGCTTCGTCCAGCGCGAGCGGCGACGGCAGTCGGTCTCACGGACCGTCAGCCTCCCGGAGCCGGTCACCGAAAGCGAGACGGCCGCGAGCTACGAGGACGGCGTCCTCACCGTCACGCTCCCCAAGGCCACCGACGACGAGAGCGGGACGGACATCCCGGTGAACTGA
- the pheA gene encoding prephenate dehydratase, with amino-acid sequence MTTITLGPSGTYSHRAARAVADDGDIDFAESMTAIVEAVADGEADRGVVPVENSIEGSVTESLDAFTAHDVAVVREIITPIRHALLAQDDSFSLVTSHAQALAQCRGWLDEHYPGVDVEAVASTARGVERAREDPDVAAIGHPDNAGDGLQLLAEDIQDQSSNATRFVAVAPASERAEGGGKTSFIVYPNADYPGLLLELLEPFADRDINLTRVESRPSGERLGDYVFHIDVAAGLYEERTQKALEDIETLAENGWVRHLGSYDTETVID; translated from the coding sequence ATGACGACTATCACGCTCGGCCCCTCGGGGACCTACTCCCACCGGGCCGCCCGGGCGGTCGCCGACGACGGCGACATCGACTTCGCCGAATCGATGACCGCCATCGTCGAGGCCGTCGCCGACGGCGAGGCCGACCGCGGCGTCGTCCCCGTCGAGAACAGCATCGAGGGCTCCGTCACGGAGTCCCTCGACGCCTTCACCGCCCACGACGTGGCCGTCGTCCGCGAGATAATCACGCCCATCCGCCACGCGCTGCTGGCACAGGACGACTCGTTCTCGCTGGTCACCAGCCACGCCCAGGCGCTGGCCCAGTGTCGGGGCTGGCTGGACGAACACTACCCCGGCGTCGACGTCGAGGCCGTCGCCTCCACCGCCCGCGGCGTCGAGCGCGCCCGCGAGGACCCCGACGTGGCCGCCATCGGCCACCCCGACAACGCCGGCGACGGCCTGCAGTTGCTCGCCGAGGACATCCAGGACCAGTCCTCGAACGCGACCCGCTTCGTCGCCGTCGCGCCGGCGAGCGAGCGCGCCGAGGGCGGCGGGAAGACCTCCTTCATCGTCTACCCGAACGCCGACTACCCCGGCCTCCTGCTGGAGCTGCTCGAACCCTTCGCCGACCGCGACATCAACCTCACCCGCGTCGAATCCCGCCCCAGCGGCGAGCGGCTGGGCGACTACGTCTTCCACATCGACGTGGCCGCCGGCCTCTACGAGGAGCGCACGCAGAAGGCGCTCGAAGACATCGAGACGCTGGCCGAGAACGGCTGGGTCCGCCATCTCGGGTCTTACGACACCGAGACCGTCATCGACTAG
- a CDS encoding aldo/keto reductase → MTDDTFDIGGELTVNRLGFGAMRITGEDVIGEPDDVENAREVVRRAVELGVDFIDTADSYGPGVSERLIGEALDTERDDLVIATKGGLLRNTDADWLPHGDPDYLRNAYLCSRDRLGVDTIDLYQLHRPDSDTAFEDSVHALAELKDAGLVEHVGLSNVSVDQLDRARDIVEIATVQNQYNVANRDTQDVLDACENYGIGFIPWFPLAAGELDDVDGIDGIAERHDATPYQIALAWLLESSDVTLPIPGTASLEHLEQNVAAADIELSDDELATLR, encoded by the coding sequence ATGACCGACGATACCTTCGACATCGGCGGCGAGTTGACGGTCAATCGCCTCGGCTTTGGCGCGATGCGCATCACCGGCGAGGACGTCATCGGCGAGCCCGACGACGTGGAGAACGCCCGCGAGGTGGTCCGCCGCGCCGTGGAGCTTGGCGTGGACTTCATCGACACGGCCGACTCCTACGGCCCCGGCGTCTCCGAGCGGCTCATCGGCGAGGCCCTCGACACCGAGCGCGACGACCTCGTGATAGCGACCAAGGGAGGCCTGCTGCGCAACACCGACGCCGACTGGCTCCCCCACGGCGACCCCGACTACCTGCGCAACGCGTACCTCTGCTCGCGGGACCGCCTGGGCGTCGACACCATCGACCTCTACCAGCTGCACCGCCCGGACTCGGACACCGCCTTCGAGGACTCCGTCCACGCGCTGGCCGAACTCAAGGACGCGGGGCTGGTCGAACACGTCGGCCTCTCGAACGTCAGCGTCGACCAGCTGGACCGGGCCCGCGACATCGTCGAGATAGCGACGGTCCAGAACCAGTACAACGTCGCCAACCGGGACACACAGGACGTACTCGACGCCTGTGAGAACTACGGCATCGGCTTCATCCCGTGGTTCCCGCTCGCGGCCGGGGAACTGGACGACGTCGACGGCATCGACGGTATCGCCGAGCGCCACGACGCGACGCCGTACCAGATCGCGCTGGCGTGGCTCCTGGAATCGTCGGACGTGACGCTCCCGATTCCGGGGACCGCGAGCCTCGAACATCTCGAACAGAACGTCGCCGCCGCCGACATCGAGCTGAGCGACGACGAGCTGGCGACGCTGCGGTAG
- the lpdA gene encoding dihydrolipoyl dehydrogenase, producing MVDGDETTEVLVIGGGPGGYVAAIRAARLGLDTTLVERDAYGGTCLNHGCIPSKALISASDVAHDARAAEEMGVFADPAVDMTAMAEWKDGVVTRLTRGVESLCKSAGVTLVEGTAEFVDEGTVRVAHGGEDRDPEPIAFEHAIVATGSRPIEVPGFAFDGERILSSREALALETVPDELLVVGAGYIGMELSTVFAKLGAEVTVVEMLEDVLPGYEDDISAIVRERAEALGVDFAFGEAASDWENLDDGRIRVATTDEDDAVTEYHADRCLVAVGREPVTDTLGLENVGLDPDENGFLATDERARTELDGVFAVGDVAGEPMLAHKAMAEGEVAAEVAAGEPAALDHQAIPAAVFTDPEIGTVGLTEAEASEAGFDPVVGRMPLRANGRALTLDEREGFVRIVADADTEFLLGAQIVGPEASELVAELSLGIELGARLEDIAGTVHTHPTLSEAVHEAARDARGEAIHTR from the coding sequence ATGGTCGACGGAGACGAGACGACGGAGGTACTGGTCATCGGCGGGGGTCCGGGCGGGTACGTCGCCGCCATCAGGGCGGCGAGGCTCGGCCTGGACACGACGCTGGTCGAGCGGGACGCCTACGGCGGGACCTGCCTGAACCACGGCTGTATCCCCTCGAAGGCGCTCATCTCGGCGAGCGACGTCGCCCACGACGCCCGGGCCGCGGAGGAGATGGGCGTCTTCGCGGACCCGGCCGTCGACATGACGGCGATGGCCGAGTGGAAGGACGGCGTCGTCACGCGGCTGACACGGGGCGTCGAGTCGCTGTGCAAGTCGGCGGGCGTGACGCTGGTCGAGGGGACCGCCGAGTTCGTCGACGAGGGAACGGTACGGGTTGCCCACGGCGGCGAGGACCGGGACCCCGAACCCATCGCGTTCGAGCACGCTATCGTCGCTACCGGGAGCCGGCCCATCGAGGTCCCCGGCTTCGCGTTCGACGGGGAGCGAATCCTCTCCTCGCGGGAGGCGCTGGCCCTGGAGACGGTGCCCGACGAGCTGCTCGTCGTCGGGGCGGGCTACATCGGCATGGAGCTGTCGACGGTGTTCGCGAAGCTGGGCGCCGAGGTCACCGTCGTGGAGATGCTGGAAGACGTGTTGCCGGGCTACGAGGACGACATCTCGGCGATAGTCCGGGAGCGGGCCGAGGCGCTGGGCGTCGACTTCGCCTTCGGCGAGGCCGCGAGCGACTGGGAGAACCTCGACGACGGGCGCATCCGCGTGGCGACGACCGACGAGGACGACGCGGTCACGGAGTACCACGCCGACCGCTGCCTCGTCGCCGTGGGCCGCGAGCCGGTGACCGACACCCTTGGCCTCGAAAACGTCGGCCTCGACCCGGACGAGAACGGGTTCCTGGCGACCGACGAGCGGGCGCGGACCGAGCTCGACGGCGTCTTCGCCGTGGGCGACGTGGCCGGCGAGCCGATGCTGGCCCACAAGGCGATGGCCGAGGGCGAGGTGGCCGCCGAGGTCGCGGCGGGCGAGCCGGCGGCGCTGGACCACCAGGCGATTCCGGCGGCGGTGTTTACCGACCCCGAAATCGGGACGGTGGGGCTGACCGAGGCCGAGGCGAGCGAGGCCGGCTTCGACCCCGTCGTCGGCCGGATGCCCCTGCGGGCCAACGGCCGGGCCCTGACGCTGGACGAGCGCGAGGGGTTCGTCCGAATCGTCGCCGACGCGGACACGGAGTTCCTGCTGGGCGCCCAAATTGTCGGCCCAGAGGCCTCCGAACTCGTCGCGGAGCTGTCGCTGGGCATCGAGCTCGGCGCCCGGCTCGAAGACATCGCGGGGACCGTCCACACCCATCCCACGCTCTCCGAAGCCGTCCACGAGGCCGCCAGGGACGCCCGCGGCGAGGCGATTCATACCAGGTAG
- a CDS encoding lysylphosphatidylglycerol synthase transmembrane domain-containing protein encodes MSTSRRDIAVSALQYGVGLAALAFLLSQVDLDTVATRLRATDPAVLVALMVVTVGGVVSRFDTWRAVVAPFARVSLLTAGRVDLAVNFVNQLLPSRLSGRLAAPFILKAETGIGYGDATAAAGAHTGIYAVYYGLVSAVGLVAIAGRVPTGLLLLLGLSTALYLGAGLVVLLAGMNLTALDRLVGVLASLAGRVPRVGPALADRIRALPEVTEASADAFGRISTDPKIWLRYGAGWAGALVVAPGVRVWLLFLSFGATVDPLVLPLYLVTAYSITLLPLTPGGIGVTEATATAVFVGLGVPEAVVIPVIFLDRFLGVYLPALAGWYPTLDMDLSVL; translated from the coding sequence GTGTCGACGAGCCGGCGAGATATCGCGGTGTCGGCCCTGCAGTACGGCGTCGGGTTGGCCGCGCTCGCCTTCCTCCTCTCGCAGGTCGACCTCGACACGGTCGCCACCAGGCTCCGGGCGACCGACCCCGCCGTCCTCGTCGCCCTGATGGTGGTCACCGTCGGCGGCGTCGTCTCACGGTTCGACACCTGGCGGGCCGTCGTCGCGCCCTTCGCCCGCGTGTCCCTGCTGACCGCCGGCCGCGTCGACCTGGCGGTGAACTTCGTCAACCAGCTCCTCCCCTCGCGGCTCTCGGGCCGGCTGGCCGCCCCCTTCATCCTGAAGGCCGAGACGGGCATCGGCTACGGCGACGCGACCGCCGCCGCGGGCGCCCACACCGGCATCTACGCCGTCTACTACGGCCTCGTCTCGGCCGTCGGGCTGGTCGCTATCGCGGGCCGGGTCCCGACCGGTCTCCTACTCCTGCTCGGGCTGTCGACGGCGCTGTATCTCGGAGCGGGCCTCGTCGTCCTGCTGGCCGGGATGAACCTCACCGCGCTGGACCGGCTGGTCGGCGTCCTGGCCTCGCTGGCCGGGCGCGTCCCCCGCGTCGGCCCGGCGCTGGCCGACCGCATCCGCGCGCTCCCCGAGGTGACCGAGGCCTCCGCCGACGCGTTCGGTCGTATCTCGACGGACCCGAAGATATGGCTGCGCTACGGGGCCGGGTGGGCCGGGGCGCTGGTCGTCGCCCCCGGGGTTCGGGTGTGGCTCCTGTTCCTGTCCTTCGGCGCGACGGTCGACCCGCTCGTGCTCCCGCTCTACCTGGTGACGGCCTACAGCATCACGCTCCTCCCGCTGACGCCCGGCGGCATCGGCGTCACGGAGGCGACCGCTACCGCCGTCTTCGTCGGTCTGGGCGTCCCCGAGGCGGTCGTCATCCCCGTCATCTTCCTCGACCGCTTCCTCGGCGTCTACCTGCCCGCCCTCGCCGGCTGGTACCCCACGCTAGATATGGACCTGTCCGTGTTGTGA
- a CDS encoding polysaccharide deacetylase family protein, whose product MSDTVGRAVLSIDVELFDQTPAYRSASGTTDQQGIGLNGLEWFRETLAERDASTTCFVVASLVDRYPDHIEALADAGFEIGSHTTSHELLSDLDADRRREELQTSRDRLESLTGRSVTGFRAPAFDITDDHFDLLAETGYGYDSSIVASRAIPGWYGGEYELESPAPATAVDPDAPAGLAELPASVMPGLRLPLTGTWLRFFGPRYTALGMRLLARRGIAPVLYVHPWELVGLPRVEGVPSRVYYHTGEWMRDAVSYILDQPFDFVTARSVLDDAVPGWAPATRGAGRRED is encoded by the coding sequence ATGAGTGACACCGTCGGCCGCGCGGTCCTCTCCATCGACGTCGAGCTGTTCGACCAGACGCCCGCCTACCGCTCGGCGTCCGGGACGACCGACCAACAGGGTATCGGCCTGAACGGGCTGGAGTGGTTCCGGGAGACGCTGGCCGAGCGGGACGCGAGCACGACGTGTTTCGTCGTCGCCTCGCTCGTCGACCGCTACCCCGACCACATCGAAGCGCTGGCCGACGCCGGCTTCGAAATCGGCTCACACACCACCTCACACGAGCTCCTCTCCGACCTCGACGCCGACCGGCGCCGCGAGGAGCTGCAAACGTCGCGCGACCGGCTCGAATCGCTCACCGGCCGGTCCGTGACGGGCTTTCGCGCGCCGGCTTTCGACATCACCGACGACCACTTCGACCTGCTGGCCGAAACGGGGTATGGCTACGACTCCAGTATCGTCGCGAGCCGCGCCATTCCGGGCTGGTACGGGGGCGAGTACGAACTCGAAAGCCCGGCGCCGGCGACCGCCGTCGACCCCGACGCCCCCGCCGGTCTGGCCGAACTGCCCGCCAGCGTGATGCCGGGCCTGCGGCTCCCGCTGACGGGGACGTGGCTCCGCTTTTTCGGCCCCCGGTACACCGCGCTCGGGATGCGCCTGCTCGCCCGGCGCGGTATCGCTCCGGTGCTGTACGTCCACCCGTGGGAGCTCGTGGGCCTCCCGCGGGTCGAGGGGGTCCCCTCGCGGGTCTACTACCACACCGGCGAGTGGATGCGCGACGCCGTCTCCTACATCCTCGACCAGCCCTTCGACTTCGTCACTGCCCGGTCGGTCCTCGACGACGCCGTCCCCGGCTGGGCCCCAGCGACTCGCGGAGCGGGCCGACGGGAGGACTGA
- a CDS encoding DUF2304 domain-containing protein yields MAEYTLVNFMALVVGIAFLVNGYMLVKQGREAIALFVVSLAIGGGLIFVAVFPNVFQVVATVLGLELKARAILVISNLTLFVVATYLFNRIGKLYDRLSRLNEEVSLLRSEVEELRDE; encoded by the coding sequence ATGGCCGAGTACACCCTCGTCAACTTCATGGCGCTGGTCGTCGGTATCGCCTTCCTCGTCAACGGCTACATGCTGGTAAAACAGGGCCGCGAGGCCATCGCCCTCTTCGTGGTCTCGCTCGCCATCGGCGGCGGCCTCATCTTCGTCGCCGTCTTCCCCAACGTCTTCCAGGTCGTCGCGACGGTCCTGGGGCTGGAGCTGAAGGCCCGCGCCATCCTGGTCATCTCGAATCTCACGCTGTTCGTGGTCGCGACCTACCTGTTCAACCGCATCGGGAAGCTCTACGACCGCCTCTCGCGGCTCAACGAGGAGGTCAGCCTGCTGCGCAGCGAGGTCGAGGAACTCCGCGATGAGTGA
- a CDS encoding glycosyltransferase family 2 protein yields the protein MRTVAVIPAYNESETIGPVIDQTGEYVDKVVVVDDGSSDDTAAIARDHGAAVVEHVFNTGVGGAVRTGYQYAIKHDYDWVVQVDADGQHDPAKIPELVDVATGGYDMVIASRYLNESYQDYSATRNVGIQFFTRLVNRLGDIEITDVTSGFRVYRVSMLADILHRGDKHWAIEQTLEAAKGGYRITEVSTEMPTREEGESQFTLDTFALYPIRMTDTILRVLLFR from the coding sequence GTGCGTACCGTCGCCGTCATTCCCGCGTACAACGAATCCGAGACCATCGGACCGGTCATCGACCAGACCGGGGAGTACGTCGACAAGGTCGTCGTCGTCGACGACGGGTCGAGCGACGACACCGCCGCTATCGCTCGCGACCACGGCGCCGCCGTCGTCGAGCACGTCTTCAACACGGGCGTCGGCGGCGCGGTCAGGACCGGCTACCAGTACGCGATCAAACACGACTACGACTGGGTCGTCCAGGTCGACGCGGACGGCCAGCACGACCCGGCCAAGATTCCCGAACTCGTGGACGTGGCCACCGGCGGCTACGACATGGTCATCGCCAGCCGCTATCTCAACGAGAGCTATCAGGACTACTCCGCGACCCGCAACGTCGGCATCCAGTTTTTCACCCGGCTGGTCAACCGTCTGGGTGACATCGAAATCACGGACGTGACCAGCGGGTTCCGCGTCTACCGGGTGTCGATGCTCGCCGATATCCTCCACCGCGGGGACAAACACTGGGCCATCGAACAGACCCTGGAGGCCGCCAAAGGCGGCTACCGCATCACCGAGGTGTCCACGGAGATGCCCACACGGGAGGAAGGCGAGTCCCAGTTCACCCTCGACACCTTCGCGCTGTACCCGATTCGGATGACCGACACCATCCTCCGCGTGCTGCTCTTTCGCTAA
- a CDS encoding alkaline phosphatase family protein codes for MTRTFVVGLDGASWRLLDPWIAAGDLPNLAELRADHTWAETESCLPPVTFPNWKCYSAGKDPGGLGVFWFEHIDLANERIDVAKGGDFKTAELWDYLADDGQTPGVVNMPTMYPPRDIGGPVVAGGPDAVQGEYRSIDSGYAAPEGLEAELEELFDYRVHPDPLLSGNDERGAEVDAILDVMESRFEVALHLLEEKDLEFVHVTLFYLNVLQHFFWDDEPTKRAWELVDEWLGELAAMDDLNLVLMSDHGSGPTTTEFYINEWLAENGYQAHERTVEDFFRPLGLTRENVLGVAKKAGVVDLLAKTVPESIQQLVPQSAGAKRARKLEAIDLEHTQAVASGQGPIYLMPGTPESVRDQLIEDLRAVEDSEGPVFDGVYRGEEVYSGEYVDEGPEVVVDMRDGVHVNDGIGGGEIQTAPDRWAAENTRNGIFLASGPDFTSEGEIDQISITDMAPTILAAHGVDIPTDMVGEVLPIHSETPEVGERDPIDIGARGEGTSEEVADRLQQLGYME; via the coding sequence ATGACGCGGACGTTCGTCGTCGGGCTCGACGGCGCGAGCTGGCGGCTGCTGGACCCGTGGATAGCGGCCGGCGACCTGCCGAACCTGGCCGAGTTACGGGCCGACCACACCTGGGCAGAGACCGAGAGCTGTCTCCCGCCCGTGACCTTCCCCAACTGGAAGTGTTACTCCGCCGGGAAGGACCCCGGCGGGCTGGGCGTGTTCTGGTTCGAACACATCGACCTGGCGAACGAGCGCATCGACGTGGCCAAGGGCGGCGACTTCAAGACGGCGGAGCTCTGGGACTATCTGGCCGACGACGGCCAGACCCCCGGCGTCGTCAACATGCCGACGATGTACCCGCCACGCGATATCGGCGGCCCCGTCGTGGCCGGCGGCCCCGACGCCGTCCAGGGGGAGTACCGCTCCATCGACAGCGGCTACGCCGCCCCCGAGGGGCTGGAAGCGGAGTTAGAGGAGCTGTTCGACTACCGGGTCCATCCGGACCCGCTGCTGTCGGGCAACGACGAGCGCGGCGCCGAGGTCGACGCCATCCTCGACGTCATGGAGAGCCGCTTCGAGGTGGCACTGCATCTCTTAGAGGAGAAGGACCTGGAGTTCGTCCACGTGACGCTGTTCTACCTGAACGTCCTCCAGCACTTCTTCTGGGACGACGAGCCGACCAAGCGGGCGTGGGAGCTGGTCGACGAGTGGCTCGGCGAACTCGCCGCGATGGACGACCTGAACCTCGTCCTGATGTCCGACCACGGGAGCGGCCCGACGACGACGGAGTTCTACATCAACGAGTGGCTCGCCGAAAACGGCTACCAGGCCCACGAGCGGACCGTCGAGGACTTCTTCCGGCCGCTGGGACTCACCCGCGAGAACGTCCTCGGGGTGGCGAAGAAGGCCGGCGTCGTCGACCTGCTGGCCAAGACCGTCCCCGAGTCCATCCAGCAGTTGGTCCCCCAGAGCGCGGGGGCCAAACGCGCCCGGAAACTGGAGGCCATCGACCTCGAACACACGCAGGCCGTCGCCAGCGGCCAGGGCCCCATCTACCTGATGCCCGGTACGCCCGAATCCGTTCGCGACCAACTCATCGAGGACCTGCGGGCCGTCGAGGACAGCGAGGGACCGGTGTTCGACGGCGTCTACCGCGGCGAGGAGGTCTACAGCGGCGAGTATGTCGACGAGGGCCCCGAAGTCGTCGTGGACATGCGCGACGGCGTCCACGTCAACGACGGCATCGGCGGCGGAGAGATACAGACCGCGCCGGACCGCTGGGCCGCCGAAAACACCCGCAACGGCATCTTCCTCGCCAGCGGGCCCGACTTCACCAGCGAGGGCGAAATCGACCAGATCAGCATCACGGATATGGCGCCGACCATCCTGGCCGCCCACGGCGTCGACATCCCCACCGACATGGTCGGCGAAGTGCTGCCCATCCACAGCGAGACGCCCGAGGTCGGCGAGCGCGACCCGATAGACATCGGCGCCCGCGGCGAGGGGACCAGCGAGGAAGTCGCCGACAGGCTCCAGCAGCTGGGCTACATGGAGTAG
- a CDS encoding DUF309 domain-containing protein encodes MHAPLRAGLAVYNAGRYHAAHDAWEDHWLDLDEGDDERLLHGLIQFTAVVHHGTDGNRSGAEGLAESAEEYLAALPADYRGVNLDDVRSFLARVTADPSAIDWDDPPTLTHEGRVVGYESLDFEASVVAARVLAEAEGYDESVVEDAVTYARRELDDRGEGHFVGQLFAFVQETENRPFVYAHLSNHVEREHQKDDDVAGLFDS; translated from the coding sequence ATGCACGCCCCCCTCCGGGCCGGCCTCGCCGTCTACAACGCCGGCCGGTACCACGCCGCTCACGACGCCTGGGAGGACCACTGGCTCGACCTCGACGAGGGCGACGACGAGCGCCTCCTCCACGGGCTCATCCAGTTCACCGCCGTCGTCCACCACGGGACAGACGGGAACCGCTCGGGGGCCGAGGGGTTGGCCGAGAGCGCCGAAGAGTATCTGGCGGCCCTGCCCGCCGACTACCGCGGCGTGAACCTCGACGACGTGCGGTCGTTTCTCGCGCGGGTGACAGCGGACCCGAGCGCAATCGACTGGGACGACCCGCCGACGCTGACACACGAGGGCCGCGTCGTGGGCTACGAGAGCCTCGATTTCGAGGCGTCGGTCGTCGCCGCCCGCGTGCTCGCCGAGGCCGAGGGCTACGACGAGAGCGTGGTCGAGGACGCCGTCACGTACGCCCGCCGGGAACTCGACGACCGGGGCGAGGGGCACTTCGTCGGCCAGCTGTTCGCGTTCGTCCAGGAGACCGAGAACCGACCGTTCGTCTACGCCCACCTCTCGAACCACGTCGAGCGGGAGCACCAGAAGGACGACGACGTGGCCGGGCTGTTCGACTCGTAA
- a CDS encoding type II glyceraldehyde-3-phosphate dehydrogenase: MLHVGVNGFGTIGKRVADAVRVQPDMTVAGVAKRSPNFEATIAADRGYDLFAAGEDGGGPFDVAGLDTAGTVRDMVEASDVVVDTTPGGVGETNAALYADHDTPAIFQGGESADVADVSFNARANYDAAVGADTARVVSCNTTGLSRLFAPLSESYGIEKARVTLVRRGGDPGQTGRGPINDTLPDPVEIPSHHGPDVQTVFPDLAIDTMGMKVPTTQMHTHSVNVTLESEPTAAEVRDLLADESRLFLIPETLGIDGAGKLKEYTRDAGRPRGDVWENCIWAESVTVEGRDLYLFQAIHQEADVVPENIDAVRALSGRTASAEQSVRRTDEALGVGQGLVQHDAGAPRVEGTADD; encoded by the coding sequence ATGCTCCATGTGGGCGTCAACGGCTTCGGCACGATCGGCAAACGGGTCGCCGACGCGGTGCGTGTCCAGCCAGATATGACGGTCGCCGGCGTCGCCAAACGGTCGCCGAACTTCGAGGCGACCATCGCCGCAGACCGCGGCTACGACCTCTTCGCGGCCGGCGAGGACGGCGGCGGCCCCTTCGACGTAGCGGGGCTCGACACCGCTGGCACGGTCCGGGACATGGTCGAGGCCAGCGACGTGGTGGTCGACACCACGCCCGGCGGCGTCGGCGAGACCAACGCCGCTCTCTACGCCGACCACGACACCCCGGCCATCTTCCAGGGCGGGGAATCGGCCGACGTGGCCGACGTGAGTTTCAACGCGCGGGCCAACTACGACGCCGCCGTCGGCGCCGACACCGCCCGCGTGGTCTCCTGTAACACGACCGGGCTCTCGCGGCTGTTCGCGCCGCTCTCGGAGTCGTACGGCATCGAGAAGGCCCGCGTGACGCTGGTCCGGCGCGGGGGCGACCCCGGCCAGACCGGCCGCGGCCCAATCAACGACACCCTCCCGGACCCCGTCGAGATTCCCTCCCACCACGGCCCCGACGTACAGACGGTGTTTCCCGACCTCGCCATCGACACGATGGGGATGAAGGTGCCGACGACGCAGATGCACACCCACTCGGTCAACGTCACGCTGGAGTCCGAACCCACCGCCGCCGAAGTCCGGGACCTGCTGGCCGACGAATCCCGCCTGTTTCTCATCCCCGAGACGCTCGGTATCGACGGCGCCGGCAAACTCAAGGAGTACACCCGCGACGCCGGCCGCCCGCGCGGGGACGTCTGGGAGAACTGCATCTGGGCGGAGTCCGTCACCGTCGAGGGCCGGGACCTGTATCTGTTCCAGGCCATCCACCAGGAGGCCGACGTGGTCCCCGAGAACATCGACGCCGTCAGGGCGCTCTCCGGGCGGACCGCGAGCGCCGAACAGAGCGTCCGGCGCACCGACGAGGCGCTCGGGGTGGGCCAGGGGCTCGTCCAGCACGACGCCGGGGCTCCACGGGTCGAGGGGACCGCGGACGACTAG